A DNA window from Streptococcus sp. LPB0220 contains the following coding sequences:
- a CDS encoding LysR family transcriptional regulator, translated as MRIQQLQYIIKIVETGSMNEAAKQLFITQPSLSNAVKDLENEMGIEIFIRNPKGITLTRDGMEFLSYARQVVEQIDLLSERYKNPVGSRELFSVSSQHYAFVVEAFVSLLKKSDMEKYELFLRETRTWEIIDDVKNFRSEVGVLFLNSYNRDVLSKMLDDNHLIATHLFTAQPHIFVSKTNPLAKKEIVHLSDLEDFPYLSYDQGTHNSFYFSEEILSQEHHKKSIVVSDRATLFNLLIGLDGYTIATGILNSNLNGNNIVSIPLDIEDPIELVYIKHEKTALSKMGEKFIEYLLEEVKFDK; from the coding sequence ATGAGAATACAACAATTACAATACATTATCAAAATCGTCGAAACCGGCTCTATGAATGAGGCCGCAAAACAACTCTTCATCACGCAACCTAGCCTTTCCAATGCCGTTAAGGACTTGGAAAATGAGATGGGGATTGAAATCTTTATCCGGAATCCTAAAGGGATCACTTTGACCCGCGATGGGATGGAGTTCCTCTCTTATGCCCGCCAGGTGGTGGAGCAGATCGACCTCTTGTCCGAGCGATATAAAAATCCTGTGGGCTCTCGTGAGCTTTTCAGCGTCTCTTCACAGCACTACGCCTTCGTGGTTGAGGCCTTCGTTTCACTATTGAAGAAAAGCGACATGGAAAAATACGAGCTCTTCCTACGGGAGACGCGGACTTGGGAGATCATCGATGACGTCAAGAATTTCCGAAGCGAGGTTGGCGTACTCTTTTTGAATAGCTACAACCGAGATGTCCTCTCTAAGATGCTGGATGATAATCACCTGATTGCCACCCACCTCTTTACAGCGCAACCTCATATCTTTGTCAGCAAGACCAATCCTCTTGCCAAGAAAGAGATCGTTCACTTGTCAGATCTGGAAGATTTCCCATACCTTAGCTATGACCAAGGGACCCACAACTCCTTCTACTTCTCAGAAGAGATCCTCTCTCAAGAGCATCATAAGAAATCCATCGTCGTCAGTGACCGCGCGACCCTCTTTAATCTCTTGATTGGTCTGGATGGCTACACCATTGCGACCGGGATCCTCAACAGCAATCTCAACGGGAATAACATCGTCTCCATTCCCCTTGATATCGAAGACCCGATCGAGCTGGTCTACATCAAACATGAAAAAACAGCCCTCTCAAAAATGGGAGAAAAATTCATCGAGTACTTGCTTGAGGAAGTGAAGTTTGATAAGTAA
- a CDS encoding DUF6688 family protein yields MKKLVSWYKKKDKELETHFTSGLLQINFVTNALILLAFYIYFVVSESIYAIKDPFIQFSFLAIVSFTMEVLPYGVTLALFVPNIFVIIYGIGRWSSLQYKEAEEEALEDPDLFEDRVPKEGEGTREDDASLMKEKQESPNPKPVKKKKQQPTIVLWFGLFGCFLEAIFIYIVKEMTFYDWSESLVNSQKHALIWSGAYPTFFTLAALTLLALIIYSYRDANSLSPLANVFCISGILGGVVLLLVFDNQLQVASFHTFFLLIYSIHLLWVRIKEWQEDRTEISYENRLLQWLHQLLNKSRNWPWLAVLVALPTLALVVLVLMLFGQQPDSMIKAWTNTADWAFSQKIPPQNLIIDEHYLCTVAAGGHENVVKPQRMGVRQGHPVVVNRQLCIANAFEQVLEEKTPRFHRFLRRNYDRYGYPFAKHIKKKWAMDLIYYLMKPLEWLFLLVLYLVDRKPENRIAMQYIKPIPEDFDPRKAS; encoded by the coding sequence ATGAAAAAACTAGTGTCCTGGTATAAGAAAAAGGATAAGGAATTGGAAACCCATTTCACATCCGGTCTGTTGCAGATCAATTTTGTGACCAATGCACTGATTCTATTAGCCTTTTACATCTATTTTGTTGTTAGTGAGTCGATCTATGCAATAAAGGATCCATTCATTCAATTTAGTTTTCTTGCTATAGTGTCCTTTACGATGGAGGTTTTGCCCTATGGTGTGACCTTAGCCCTCTTTGTCCCCAATATTTTTGTTATCATTTATGGGATCGGTCGGTGGTCTAGCCTCCAGTACAAAGAAGCTGAGGAAGAAGCTCTCGAAGATCCGGATTTGTTTGAAGATAGGGTGCCGAAGGAAGGAGAAGGGACAAGAGAAGATGACGCATCTCTTATGAAGGAAAAGCAAGAATCACCTAATCCTAAGCCTGTCAAAAAGAAAAAGCAACAGCCTACAATTGTTCTTTGGTTTGGTCTCTTTGGTTGCTTTCTCGAAGCGATTTTCATTTACATCGTCAAGGAGATGACCTTTTACGATTGGAGTGAGAGTTTGGTCAATTCTCAGAAGCATGCCCTGATCTGGTCTGGCGCCTATCCGACCTTCTTCACACTGGCAGCTCTTACTTTACTAGCCTTGATTATCTATTCCTACCGGGATGCGAATTCACTCTCGCCGTTAGCAAATGTCTTCTGCATCAGTGGCATTCTAGGAGGAGTGGTTCTCCTCTTAGTTTTTGATAATCAACTGCAGGTAGCAAGTTTTCACACCTTTTTCTTACTGATCTATTCCATCCATCTCTTATGGGTTCGCATCAAGGAGTGGCAGGAAGATCGAACAGAGATAAGCTATGAGAATCGTCTGCTTCAATGGCTCCATCAGCTCTTAAACAAGTCGCGTAACTGGCCATGGCTAGCAGTTCTTGTTGCCCTTCCAACCCTTGCTCTCGTTGTCCTCGTTCTCATGCTCTTTGGGCAGCAACCGGATTCCATGATCAAGGCCTGGACCAATACAGCTGACTGGGCCTTCTCACAGAAGATCCCTCCTCAGAATCTCATCATTGATGAGCACTATCTCTGTACGGTTGCGGCTGGTGGTCATGAAAATGTTGTCAAGCCCCAGCGGATGGGTGTCCGCCAGGGTCATCCAGTCGTTGTCAATCGCCAGCTTTGTATTGCCAATGCCTTTGAACAGGTGCTAGAAGAAAAGACGCCACGTTTCCATCGCTTCTTGCGTCGCAATTATGACCGCTATGGTTATCCCTTTGCCAAACATATCAAGAAGAAATGGGCTATGGACCTGATCTATTACCTGATGAAACCGTTGGAATGGCTCTTTTTACTGGTTCTTTATCTAGTTGATCGCAAGCCTGAAAACCGAATCGCCATGCAATACATCAAACCGATCCCAGAAGATTTCGACCCTCGTAAAGCATCCTGA
- a CDS encoding dihydroorotate dehydrogenase electron transfer subunit, which produces MVSDSCKKRFGKIMMEEMELVAQEEIAPRIYSMILKGEMVAQMLPGQFLHIRVPDGSKLLRRPISISEIDPETQTCRLIYRIEGGGTAIFSQLPIGSKLSVMGPQGNGFDLTNLGQGQKALIIGGGIGVPPLVQVAKQLHEQGVEVEVVVGFATKEAVILEEELSQVAHVTVTTDDGTYGTKGYVSTVIDQMDQEFDAIYSCGAPGMLKYVNTKFHDHPRAYISMESRMACGMGACYACVVHLENESQAANKRVCEDGPVFETGTIVM; this is translated from the coding sequence ATGGTCAGTGACAGTTGTAAAAAACGCTTTGGCAAAATCATGATGGAGGAGATGGAGCTAGTCGCTCAAGAAGAGATTGCTCCCCGCATCTATTCTATGATATTAAAAGGAGAAATGGTGGCGCAGATGCTACCAGGTCAATTCCTTCATATCCGCGTCCCTGATGGGTCCAAGCTCCTTCGCCGTCCGATTTCAATTTCTGAGATTGATCCTGAGACACAGACGTGTCGCTTGATCTACCGCATCGAAGGTGGGGGGACAGCTATCTTTTCCCAGTTGCCAATCGGTAGCAAACTCAGTGTCATGGGGCCTCAGGGAAATGGCTTTGACCTCACCAATCTCGGCCAAGGTCAGAAAGCCTTGATCATCGGTGGCGGGATTGGTGTTCCTCCTTTGGTCCAAGTGGCCAAACAACTCCATGAGCAAGGCGTGGAAGTTGAAGTGGTTGTCGGCTTTGCGACCAAAGAAGCTGTCATTTTGGAAGAAGAACTTTCTCAGGTGGCTCATGTCACTGTAACGACAGACGATGGGACTTATGGCACTAAGGGCTATGTTTCTACGGTCATTGATCAGATGGACCAGGAGTTTGACGCTATCTATTCTTGTGGGGCACCTGGCATGCTCAAATATGTCAATACCAAATTCCATGACCATCCCCGCGCCTACATTTCTATGGAATCGCGTATGGCTTGTGGGATGGGTGCTTGCTATGCCTGTGTGGTGCATCTAGAAAATGAAAGCCAAGCAGCCAATAAGCGCGTGTGTGAAGACGGACCGGTCTTTGAAACCGGTACGATTGTGATGTAG
- a CDS encoding dihydroorotate dehydrogenase → MTANRLTVSLPGLDLKNPIIPASGCFGFGQEYAKYYDLDLLGSIMIKATTAEARFGNSTPRVAETPAGMLNAIGLQNPGVDVVLAEKLPWLAQHYPDLPIIANVAGFSNEEYATVSRKISQAPNVKAIELNISCPNVDHGNNGLLIGQVPELAYAAVKAAVEASSVPVYVKLTPSVADITQVAKAAEDAGATGLTMINTLVGMRFDLKTGKPIIANGTGGMSGPAVFPVALKLIRQVAQSTKLPIIGMGGVDSAEAAIEMMIAGASAIGVGTANFTDPYACPTIIEDLPQVMDRYGIDTLENFRKHVRENLL, encoded by the coding sequence ATGACAGCAAATCGACTAACCGTATCCTTACCTGGTTTAGACTTGAAAAACCCGATTATTCCGGCATCTGGCTGTTTTGGCTTTGGTCAAGAATATGCCAAATACTATGACTTAGACCTGCTTGGATCCATCATGATCAAGGCGACAACTGCTGAGGCACGCTTCGGAAATTCGACTCCACGAGTTGCTGAGACACCGGCAGGCATGCTCAATGCCATTGGGCTCCAAAATCCAGGCGTAGACGTGGTCCTAGCAGAGAAACTCCCTTGGTTGGCCCAACATTATCCAGACCTACCGATTATTGCCAACGTAGCCGGCTTCTCCAATGAAGAGTATGCAACGGTATCTAGGAAGATCTCGCAAGCACCAAATGTCAAGGCCATTGAGCTCAATATCTCTTGTCCAAACGTAGACCATGGGAACAACGGCCTCTTAATCGGGCAGGTTCCTGAGTTGGCCTATGCGGCTGTGAAAGCAGCGGTAGAAGCGTCCTCCGTCCCTGTCTATGTCAAGTTAACGCCTAGTGTGGCAGACATCACGCAGGTCGCAAAAGCAGCAGAAGATGCAGGGGCGACTGGCTTAACCATGATCAATACCTTGGTTGGGATGCGCTTTGACCTCAAGACTGGTAAGCCCATCATTGCCAATGGCACAGGAGGTATGTCGGGACCAGCTGTTTTTCCAGTTGCATTAAAACTCATCCGTCAGGTTGCCCAATCCACTAAACTTCCGATTATCGGAATGGGAGGTGTGGATTCAGCAGAAGCAGCCATAGAAATGATGATTGCAGGTGCCTCTGCGATTGGAGTTGGAACTGCTAATTTCACCGATCCTTATGCATGTCCAACCATCATCGAAGATCTGCCACAGGTCATGGATCGCTATGGTATTGACACCCTTGAGAACTTCCGAAAACATGTACGGGAAAATCTACTGTAA
- the pyrF gene encoding orotidine-5'-phosphate decarboxylase gives MREERPIIALDFPAFEDVKHFLEHFPEDEKLFVKIGMEFFYAVGPEIVHYLKGLGHSIFLDLKLHDIPNTVKSAMSVLGTFGVDMVTVHAAGGVEMMREAKAALGEGAKLVAVTQLTSTSEEDMRDCQNIQTTVQESVVNYARKAQEAGLDGVVCSAHEVALIKDATSSDFVCVTPGIRPAGAEIGDQKRVMTPQEAHKIGSDYIVVGRPIIQAENPWDAYHEIKRQWNA, from the coding sequence ATGCGTGAAGAACGTCCTATTATCGCCCTTGACTTCCCAGCTTTCGAGGATGTCAAACACTTTTTAGAGCATTTTCCAGAAGACGAAAAATTATTTGTAAAAATCGGAATGGAATTTTTCTATGCAGTTGGTCCTGAAATTGTACATTACCTCAAAGGGCTTGGACACAGTATTTTCCTTGATTTAAAATTGCATGATATCCCAAATACAGTCAAATCAGCCATGTCCGTACTGGGGACCTTCGGAGTAGATATGGTGACGGTCCACGCAGCCGGTGGTGTAGAGATGATGCGCGAAGCCAAGGCAGCTCTTGGTGAAGGAGCTAAATTGGTAGCCGTGACCCAGTTGACTTCTACCAGTGAAGAAGACATGCGTGATTGCCAAAACATCCAAACAACGGTCCAAGAATCTGTAGTCAATTATGCTCGCAAGGCCCAAGAAGCAGGCTTGGATGGCGTTGTCTGCTCAGCTCATGAAGTAGCCTTGATCAAGGATGCCACTTCATCAGACTTTGTCTGTGTAACACCAGGGATTCGTCCTGCTGGAGCTGAAATCGGCGACCAAAAACGGGTCATGACGCCACAAGAAGCTCATAAAATTGGATCTGACTATATTGTCGTTGGACGCCCAATCATCCAAGCAGAAAACCCATGGGACGCTTACCATGAAATTAAGAGACAGTGGAATGCGTAA
- the pyrE gene encoding orotate phosphoribosyltransferase has translation MSLAKDIASHLLKIEAVYLKPEEPFTWASGIKSPIYTDNRVTLAYPETRTLIENGFVDKIKEAFPEVEVIAGTATAGIPHGAIIADKMNLPFAYIRSKPKDHGAGNQIEGRVPQGQKMVVVEDLISTGGSVLDAVAAAKREGADVLGVVAIFTYQLEKADKKFAEAGVQLETLSNYTELIHLAEEQGYITSEGLELLHRFKENQETWQNK, from the coding sequence ATGTCATTAGCTAAAGATATTGCTAGCCATCTTCTAAAAATTGAAGCCGTTTATTTGAAACCAGAAGAACCTTTTACTTGGGCTTCTGGAATCAAGTCCCCTATTTATACGGATAACCGCGTGACCCTTGCTTATCCAGAAACTCGTACCTTGATCGAAAATGGATTTGTAGATAAAATCAAGGAAGCTTTCCCTGAAGTAGAAGTGATTGCAGGAACTGCAACTGCAGGGATTCCTCACGGTGCGATTATTGCGGACAAGATGAATTTGCCATTTGCCTACATTCGTAGCAAACCAAAAGACCACGGTGCTGGTAATCAAATCGAAGGCCGTGTACCACAAGGCCAAAAGATGGTCGTAGTGGAAGATTTGATTTCTACTGGTGGTTCTGTTTTGGATGCTGTCGCAGCTGCCAAGCGTGAAGGGGCGGACGTTCTTGGTGTCGTAGCCATCTTCACCTACCAATTGGAGAAAGCCGATAAGAAATTTGCGGAAGCTGGCGTTCAACTTGAAACCTTGTCTAACTATACTGAATTGATTCATTTGGCAGAAGAACAAGGTTACATCACTTCTGAAGGTTTAGAGTTGTTGCACCGTTTCAAGGAAAACCAAGAAACTTGGCAAAATAAATAA
- a CDS encoding DUF3592 domain-containing protein: MTVTTFWLSLGILTLVFLIMLLIFYTLYRREIKVKTESTAKVLGEVVAFDSKNQLLISLPVVEYQVEGERYQKTFSYAYFRETSSKSRQANVFDRTYVLGAGKNLDLRMIFPIGSPMTVFYNPVDPQLGFVERYAGLVGFYKIGMILTVGIYLGLVCILALLG, from the coding sequence ATGACAGTAACAACATTCTGGCTTAGTTTGGGAATCTTGACCCTTGTTTTCTTGATCATGCTGCTTATCTTTTACACCTTGTATCGCCGTGAAATAAAAGTGAAAACAGAATCAACCGCAAAAGTTCTGGGAGAAGTAGTTGCTTTTGATTCCAAAAATCAACTGCTTATTTCTCTGCCTGTGGTGGAGTATCAAGTCGAGGGTGAAAGATACCAAAAGACCTTTTCCTACGCTTATTTTAGGGAGACTTCTTCCAAATCTAGGCAGGCCAATGTTTTCGATAGAACCTATGTTCTTGGAGCCGGCAAAAATCTGGATTTGCGGATGATATTCCCAATTGGGTCTCCTATGACAGTTTTTTATAATCCAGTCGATCCACAGCTTGGTTTTGTCGAACGATATGCCGGCTTAGTCGGTTTCTATAAAATCGGAATGATTCTAACGGTTGGAATTTATCTTGGGTTAGTATGTATTCTAGCTTTGTTAGGTTGA
- a CDS encoding glycosyltransferase family 39 protein: MLSKSKRILFGMLHVVMLLVMVHWFLISVTYLREISWLAILGAGLLFLLAWLKRDGLKSAFAWLTRHKKGFLLGALVFQLIVMVCAELFIRRDAAVVFKGAFDLLKQSSITNYLSRNPNNIPLFLYEKFFYVLFGSSGLWVMQALNILYVNLGAVLLYKLSQKHFNQKTADLAYLFYVSLICYSPYFYSMYTDIPPLPLIALQLWWVLDLLKEDQAVSWKKIVGLGILSGVTMLIRPTTIIVMIAFWAVLFFRGNWKAFGKIATVTVMMTGFVFAGLNTAVNHQRVVPILKQEGLAKGPLLFINLGLTDMGHNQEDMKEGLLAYIDEDKRSDYNNGLFKKENVIKEIKRRLKEYGPFGLIGHIYYKQSLTVAEGTLGWLYRDVEYEKTPFINPLYAPLTKNNGLAKWVRTYFLSIDRPQYKYYEFVKQVIWIVLSAGLVGAYLKRRDTDDFNFLSLAVFGGLLFLTIFEGGKTRYLIQFLPQILLVASIGLAGFTKKENI, from the coding sequence ATGTTATCGAAAAGTAAACGTATTCTATTTGGGATGCTTCATGTTGTCATGTTGCTAGTGATGGTCCACTGGTTCTTGATCAGTGTGACCTATCTGAGAGAGATTTCATGGCTAGCCATTTTAGGTGCTGGATTGCTATTTCTGCTAGCCTGGTTGAAACGAGATGGGCTAAAGAGTGCCTTTGCTTGGTTGACTCGGCACAAAAAAGGCTTCTTACTTGGTGCCCTTGTCTTTCAGTTGATTGTCATGGTCTGTGCGGAGCTTTTTATCCGTCGGGATGCTGCAGTTGTTTTCAAAGGGGCTTTTGATCTTCTGAAGCAATCTTCCATAACCAACTACCTCAGTCGCAATCCCAATAACATTCCGCTCTTTCTTTACGAGAAGTTTTTCTATGTCTTATTTGGCTCTAGCGGTCTGTGGGTCATGCAGGCTCTCAATATCCTCTATGTCAATCTGGGAGCAGTCCTCTTGTACAAGCTGTCCCAGAAGCATTTCAATCAAAAAACGGCTGATCTAGCCTATCTCTTCTATGTGAGCTTGATCTGTTACTCGCCTTATTTCTATTCCATGTACACGGACATTCCGCCACTTCCTTTGATCGCTCTTCAGTTATGGTGGGTTTTGGATCTCTTAAAGGAAGATCAAGCAGTCTCCTGGAAGAAGATTGTTGGCTTGGGGATCTTATCTGGCGTGACCATGTTGATCCGTCCAACGACGATTATTGTCATGATTGCCTTTTGGGCTGTACTCTTCTTCAGAGGAAATTGGAAGGCCTTTGGAAAGATTGCTACGGTGACCGTGATGATGACGGGTTTTGTCTTTGCAGGATTGAATACAGCGGTCAATCATCAAAGAGTTGTGCCGATCTTGAAACAAGAAGGGCTGGCTAAAGGACCGCTCTTATTTATCAATCTGGGCTTGACGGATATGGGGCATAACCAAGAAGATATGAAAGAAGGCTTGTTGGCCTATATCGATGAGGATAAGCGCTCGGATTACAACAATGGCCTCTTTAAAAAAGAAAATGTGATCAAAGAAATCAAGCGCCGTCTCAAGGAGTACGGACCGTTCGGTTTGATCGGGCATATCTACTACAAGCAATCCTTGACGGTAGCAGAAGGGACCCTGGGCTGGCTCTACCGAGATGTAGAGTATGAGAAGACGCCTTTTATCAATCCTCTCTATGCACCCCTGACTAAAAATAATGGTCTGGCAAAATGGGTGCGGACTTATTTCCTCAGCATTGATCGCCCGCAGTACAAGTATTATGAATTTGTCAAGCAGGTGATCTGGATCGTCCTATCGGCTGGTTTGGTTGGGGCTTATCTCAAACGTCGAGATACAGATGACTTTAACTTCCTTTCCTTAGCAGTCTTTGGTGGTTTGCTCTTCTTAACCATCTTTGAAGGTGGGAAGACCCGCTACCTCATCCAATTCTTACCGCAAATTTTACTAGTCGCTTCGATCGGTCTAGCAGGATTTACCAAGAAAGAAAATATCTAA
- a CDS encoding NUDIX hydrolase → MPQLATICYIDNGKEFLMLHRNKKPNDVHEGKWIGVGGKLERGETPQECAAREIFEETGLRAKPVLKGIITFPEFTPDLDWYTYVFKVTDFEGELIECNEGTLEWVPYDQVLSKPTWEGDHTFVEWLLEDKPFFSAMFRYDGDRLLESHVDFYE, encoded by the coding sequence ATGCCACAATTAGCAACGATTTGTTACATTGACAATGGGAAAGAATTTCTCATGTTGCATCGCAATAAAAAGCCCAATGATGTCCATGAAGGTAAATGGATCGGAGTTGGAGGAAAATTAGAACGCGGGGAAACCCCACAGGAGTGTGCGGCGCGTGAGATTTTTGAGGAGACGGGCCTTAGAGCCAAGCCAGTTTTGAAAGGGATTATTACCTTTCCGGAGTTTACTCCAGATTTGGACTGGTACACCTATGTCTTCAAGGTAACGGATTTTGAGGGAGAACTGATCGAGTGTAACGAAGGGACCTTGGAGTGGGTACCTTATGATCAAGTCCTCTCAAAACCAACCTGGGAAGGGGACCACACCTTTGTCGAGTGGTTGTTGGAGGATAAACCCTTCTTTTCAGCAATGTTTCGCTATGACGGCGACCGCTTGTTAGAGTCGCATGTTGATTTTTATGAATAA